The sequence ACCAGAACTACACACTGAATGGTAATCCCCAAGGACTATGCTATAGCAAGACCAGAACTACACACTGAATGGTAATCCCCGAGGACTATACTATAACAAGACCAGAACTACACACTGAATGGTAATCCCCAAGGAATATACCATAGCAAGACCAGAACTACACACTGAATGGTAATCCCCAAGGAATATACCATAGCAAGACCAGAACTACACACTGAATGGTAATCCCCGAGGACTATACTATAACAAGACCAGAACTACACACTGAATGGTAATCCCCAAGGACTATGCTATAGCAAGACCAGAACTACACACTGAATGGTAATCCCCGAGGACTATACTATAACAAGACCAGAACTACACACTGAATGGTAATCCCCGAGGACTATGCTATAGCAAGACCAGAACTACACACTGAATGGTAATAATCCCCAAGGAACTACACACTGAATGGTAACTATGCTAACCAGGACTGAATGGTAATCCCAAAGGACTATAGCAAGACCAGAACTACACACTGAATGGTAATCCCAAAGGACTATGCTATAGCAAGACCAGAACTACACACTGAATGGTAATCCCCAAGGACTATGCTATAACAAGAACATAACAAGAACAAAGGATATAATTTAGTTTAATGTTGACTTTTCAGCACAAAAATGACAATGTGTCAATCAATGTAAGCTTTAATGGCTTTTTCTGTCATACCTCATCCATACAACCTTGTAAAACTATCAAACGTATCTATTCCTTTCAGCTATCAGTGGCATGAAGGAAATAAATGGAGGCCTGTCATGAAAACAACAATGGGCTAGTGATTTGATCACTATCTTCCATCTGCTGTCTCTGGGATGTCTGGTTTGTTCTTGGTAGCCTCATCCATCAGGTGAACTTGCTTGGCAATAGTGTTTAAGTCGTCTTGTTTAAACTCATTATCCTTCTTGCAGCAGCGGTTCCTCAAACATTTGTAAATAGCCGTAAGAGGTACAGAAAGACCGGGATTCCTGCCAGGATGAAGATTATAGCAAAGATCCAGGTTGGATATTCCTTCTCCTCCAATGTAGGGAAGTTTTCCTGTGAAGAAACAGTAATAACCTTGTTAAGTGTGTTTATAGGCTACTGATGCCAATGTCTAGTGAGATCCTTTCAAACACCCAATAGAGAACATGTGCATGCATGTTGATTTACTATTATGCAAGGGGAAATCTCCTCATTTCATAACTAATTTGGCCACTGACAACAAAGTGAAACGTTACCGATTCAGGATTCCAGGCTTTGTACATGGGTGTTTCTTGGACTTTAGTGATAAAGTAGAACACAAAGATGACAAACATGATGGCGGGGCTGACAAATCTCCATGTGATCTGCCAGAAGAGGTTGGGCTTGTGGCCGATCATGAACTCAATATCATCGTTGAACCTGTTCGAATAATTTACATAGTCAACATTCATTAGTGCCCAGACTAATGAATCTACGGTGAATGTAAGGACCATGTTAATCAACAGAATTTTGTTTCAATACTAACCTGTCAATGCCATAGAGTAACGTAACCCCCAACATCTCACTGAATGAATGTATTACTCACCTATCAATACCATAGATGTACACAACCCCGACCATCTCACAGAATGAATATGATTCTCACCTATCAATACCATAGAGGTACACAACCCCGCCCATCTCACAGAATGAATATGATTCTCACCTATCAATACCATAGAGTACACAACCCCGCCCATCTCACAGAATGAATATGATTCTCACCTATCAATACCATAGAGGTACACAACCCCGACCATCTCACAGAATGAATTTGATTCTCACCTATCAATACCATAGAGGTACACAACCCCGACCATCTCACAGAATGAATATGATTCTCA is a genomic window of Oncorhynchus masou masou isolate Uvic2021 unplaced genomic scaffold, UVic_Omas_1.1 unplaced_scaffold_4273, whole genome shotgun sequence containing:
- the LOC135534989 gene encoding sodium-dependent neutral amino acid transporter B(0)AT1-like, translated to MVGVVYIYGIDRFNDDIEFMIGHKPNLFWQITWRFVSPAIMFVIFVFYFITKVQETPMYKAWNPESENFPTLEEKEYPTWIFAIIFILAGIPVFLYLLRLFTNV